One window from the genome of Haladaptatus paucihalophilus DX253 encodes:
- the dnaJ gene encoding molecular chaperone DnaJ, whose amino-acid sequence MSEDFYDVLGVSRDADEDEIKKAYRKKAAEYHPDVSDEPDAEEKFKKVKKAKEVLSDDEKRQAYDQMGHDRFEQAEKRGGFDGGPGGAGRGNPFGGGGGGGMGGMGDIFNEFFGGGGGRRNPNRPRQGSNLRTSMEIDLEDAYEGVTKQITVRRPERCDACDGEGHPPGADVNTCPECNGQGQVTQVQQTPFGRVQQSQTCPRCNGDGQQYSETCDQCGGDGIVQREATLKVDVPAGIADGQTLQMEREGAPGENGGPNGDLLIEVSVREHPDYERDGSDLFYRTALSFPQVVFGDKIEVPTLDGSVEMDVPEGTQSGETFRLRGKGMPHLRRRGNGDLFVKVQVVTPDSLNAEQREALKEFAEAGGEEVTVEKGFFERIKSSF is encoded by the coding sequence ATGAGCGAGGACTTCTACGACGTACTCGGTGTAAGTCGAGACGCCGACGAGGACGAAATCAAGAAGGCGTATCGAAAGAAAGCCGCCGAGTATCACCCGGACGTGAGCGACGAACCGGACGCCGAGGAGAAGTTCAAGAAGGTGAAAAAGGCGAAGGAAGTGCTCTCGGACGACGAGAAGCGGCAGGCCTACGACCAGATGGGTCACGACCGCTTCGAACAGGCCGAGAAACGCGGCGGCTTCGACGGCGGCCCCGGCGGTGCCGGTCGCGGCAACCCGTTCGGCGGCGGCGGTGGCGGCGGCATGGGCGGCATGGGCGACATCTTCAACGAGTTCTTCGGCGGTGGCGGCGGCCGCCGCAACCCGAACCGCCCGCGCCAGGGGTCGAACCTCCGGACCAGCATGGAGATCGACCTCGAAGATGCCTACGAAGGCGTGACGAAGCAGATTACGGTCCGCCGTCCCGAGCGCTGTGACGCCTGTGACGGCGAAGGCCACCCGCCGGGAGCGGACGTGAACACTTGCCCCGAGTGTAACGGACAGGGACAGGTCACGCAGGTCCAGCAGACGCCGTTCGGGCGCGTCCAACAGTCACAGACCTGTCCACGCTGTAACGGCGACGGACAACAATATTCGGAGACGTGTGACCAGTGCGGCGGCGACGGCATCGTCCAGCGCGAGGCGACGCTGAAGGTGGACGTCCCGGCGGGTATCGCCGACGGCCAGACGCTCCAGATGGAGCGCGAGGGCGCGCCGGGCGAGAACGGCGGGCCGAACGGCGACCTGCTCATCGAGGTGTCGGTGCGCGAGCACCCCGACTACGAGCGTGACGGGTCCGACCTGTTCTATCGGACGGCGCTCTCGTTCCCACAGGTCGTGTTCGGCGACAAAATCGAGGTACCGACGCTCGACGGCTCGGTCGAGATGGACGTGCCGGAGGGGACCCAAAGCGGCGAGACGTTCCGTCTCCGCGGCAAGGGAATGCCGCACCTCCGGCGGCGGGGTAACGGCGACCTCTTCGTCAAGGTGCAGGTCGTCACGCCAGATTCGCTGAACGCCGAACAGCGCGAGGCGCTGAAGGAGTTCGCGGAGGCGGGCGGTGAAGAGGTCACCGTCGAGAAGGGCTTTTTCGAGCGCATCAAGAGCAGTTTCTGA
- a CDS encoding short-chain fatty acid transporter has protein sequence MANVIRRMAEGSSRLVERYLPDAFLFAIILSFVAFGLAFTFVAPQGGTLTHAENILVDGWYGGFWGLLSFAMQMTLILMTGYALAQSSVVDSFLSRVASIPSSERSAAALVPVVAAVASFVHWGLGLVVGAIFARKIAEEIRTIDFPIIVAGAYSGFIVWHGGLAGSIPLVLNSTGDDNFLLASGVLNSTISTGQTIFTVANVAIFVVIGLVFLPLLFLLMYPESDEKKHPIDPAQLDTATDGGTEAEAVVAPSATSDDLTVAERIEHSSFVAYAIGLSGLLAVVGYFGRGIADGTMPWNNLNLNIVNFTFLFLGITLHGTPAAYIGAMKEGVENVWGIILQFPFYAGIMGIMGYAPEGSTSLATQIAQGMVHLSPDGTLPVVAFLTAGIVNVFVPSGGGEWAVVGETLVKAAHASGTSVPRVAMAAAWGDAWTNMIQPFWAIPLLAISGLSVRDIMGYCVLVLLGSGLIISAGVLFLPM, from the coding sequence ATGGCAAACGTAATCAGGCGGATGGCAGAAGGCAGTTCACGACTCGTAGAACGGTATCTTCCGGACGCGTTTCTGTTCGCAATCATCCTTTCGTTCGTAGCCTTCGGGTTGGCATTCACGTTCGTCGCTCCACAGGGCGGGACGCTGACACACGCGGAAAACATCCTCGTCGATGGCTGGTACGGCGGCTTTTGGGGACTTCTTTCCTTTGCGATGCAGATGACGCTCATCCTGATGACGGGGTACGCCCTCGCACAGTCGTCCGTCGTCGATAGCTTTCTTTCGCGCGTGGCGTCGATTCCGTCGAGCGAACGAAGCGCGGCCGCGTTGGTTCCGGTCGTCGCCGCCGTGGCGTCGTTCGTCCACTGGGGCCTCGGCCTCGTGGTCGGTGCCATCTTCGCGCGGAAAATCGCGGAGGAGATTCGCACCATCGACTTCCCAATCATCGTCGCCGGAGCGTACTCCGGGTTCATCGTCTGGCACGGCGGTCTCGCCGGGTCGATTCCGCTGGTGCTCAACTCGACGGGCGACGATAACTTCCTGCTCGCCAGCGGCGTGCTGAACTCGACCATTTCGACCGGCCAGACCATCTTCACGGTCGCCAACGTCGCTATCTTCGTCGTCATCGGTCTCGTCTTCCTCCCGCTCCTGTTCCTGCTGATGTACCCCGAGAGCGACGAGAAGAAACACCCCATCGACCCCGCCCAGCTCGACACCGCGACCGACGGCGGCACGGAAGCCGAAGCCGTCGTCGCGCCGTCGGCGACGAGCGACGACCTGACCGTCGCGGAGCGAATCGAACACTCCTCGTTCGTCGCGTACGCCATCGGCCTCTCGGGGTTGCTGGCCGTCGTCGGGTACTTCGGCCGCGGAATCGCCGACGGGACGATGCCGTGGAACAACCTCAACCTGAACATCGTCAACTTCACCTTCCTCTTCCTCGGCATCACCCTCCACGGCACCCCCGCGGCGTACATCGGCGCGATGAAGGAAGGGGTGGAGAACGTCTGGGGAATCATCCTCCAGTTCCCCTTCTACGCGGGTATCATGGGCATCATGGGCTACGCGCCGGAAGGATCGACCAGCCTTGCAACACAAATCGCACAGGGAATGGTCCACCTCTCGCCCGACGGTACGCTCCCCGTCGTCGCGTTCCTCACGGCGGGTATCGTTAACGTCTTCGTCCCCAGCGGCGGCGGCGAGTGGGCCGTCGTCGGCGAAACCCTCGTGAAGGCGGCTCACGCCAGCGGAACGAGCGTCCCCCGCGTCGCCATGGCCGCCGCGTGGGGCGACGCGTGGACGAACATGATACAGCCATTCTGGGCGATTCCGCTCCTCGCCATCAGCGGCCTCTCCGTCCGCGACATCATGGGCTACTGCGTGCTCGTCCTGCTCGGAAGCGGTCTCATCATCAGCGCGGGAGTACTCTTCCTGCCGATGTGA
- a CDS encoding cupredoxin domain-containing protein → MTGPKLPRRRFVQALLGTTAFVGLARGQAATFELGGQLSGWLGQSPPPIEGKTNPTLQMKAGKEYVIAWENLDGHSHNIAIGDGKGNVLERTEVVDTRGENQTLEFTATPKMKTYFSEFDSETMRGELEIVQPTTTRTANNTTAGNRTTTGTTTTGTTPTTTGTTSSSSTPSATTEMTETATNSSEGTTTSTTDGGDLPGFGWLAALGSIAGLGYLLRRSE, encoded by the coding sequence ATGACTGGTCCGAAACTCCCCCGTCGGCGGTTCGTACAGGCGCTCCTCGGAACGACGGCGTTCGTCGGCCTCGCGCGCGGGCAGGCCGCGACGTTCGAACTCGGTGGACAGCTATCCGGATGGTTGGGTCAATCGCCGCCCCCTATCGAAGGCAAGACGAATCCGACGCTTCAGATGAAGGCCGGAAAGGAGTACGTCATCGCGTGGGAGAACCTGGACGGCCACTCGCACAACATCGCCATCGGGGACGGGAAGGGAAACGTCCTCGAACGGACGGAGGTCGTGGACACGAGAGGGGAGAATCAGACCCTCGAATTCACGGCGACCCCGAAGATGAAGACGTACTTCTCGGAGTTCGACTCCGAGACGATGCGCGGCGAACTCGAAATCGTCCAGCCGACGACGACCCGGACCGCGAACAACACGACCGCTGGGAATCGAACCACGACGGGGACGACGACCACGGGAACGACGCCGACTACGACGGGGACGACATCTTCTTCGTCAACACCGTCCGCAACCACCGAGATGACGGAAACGGCGACGAACTCGTCCGAGGGGACGACCACCTCCACGACCGACGGCGGGGATTTGCCCGGATTCGGCTGGCTGGCCGCGCTCGGAAGCATCGCCGGTCTCGGCTACCTGCTCCGGCGCAGCGAGTGA